From Bacillus kexueae:
TCAAGGTCATCTACCTCTCTTATGATTGAAATTCTTGTAACATACGAGCCTCGTCCCAAACTTCAATATTTAACTCTTGAGCTTTCGTTAATTTGCTACCTGCTGCTTCTCCAGCAATGACTAAGTCTGTTTTAGCACTTACACTTCCCGTCACTTTTCCTCCAAGCGCCTCTATTTGAGCTTTTGCTTCATTTCGTGACATGGATTCGTACTTACCGGTTAAGACGATTGTCTTACCAGAAAAATAGGAATCACTCAGAGATTCTTCTCGTTTGACCCCTTTGTAGGCCATGTTTAATCCCAAGTCTTTCAGTTCTTGAATCACTTCACTTACCTCATCATTGGCGAAATACGTGACAATGGAATCCGCCATTTTTTCACCAATTTCATTAATCGCTACAAGATCTTCTTTTGTAGCTTGTTGTAAGCGATCCATCGTTTCAAATTGCTCAGCAAGCGTTTTTGCCGCTTTTTCCCCAACATGACGAATACCTAAGCCAAAAATTAACCGTTCTAATGAATTTTCCTTTGATCGCTCAATGGCGTTTAGTAGATTGTCTGTCGACTTTTCGCCCATTCGCTCAAGATTTAATAATTGACCGCGCTCAAGCTTATAAAGGTCGGCAACATCATCAATTAGTTGGTGATTAAAAAGTTGCGTTATGACTCGCTCGCCTAAGCCGTCAATATTCATCGCATTTCGGGAAACAAAATGAATCAATCCTTCACGAATCTGGGCTGGGCATTTCGGGTTGACGCATCGAAGAGCCACTTCACCTTCAATTCGCACGAGTTCACTTCCACATTCAGGACATTCTTTTGGCATATGAAAATCGCGCTCATCTCCAGTTCGTTTCTCCACTAACACATTGACTACTTCTGGAATGATATCGCCAGCTTTCTTAATAACTACAGTATCACCGATTTTAATATCTTTTTCGCGAATTAAATCTTCATTATGCAAAGAAGCACGTTTAACCGTTGTTCCTGCGACACGAACCGGTTCTAAAATAGCAGTCGGCGTTAAAACTCCTGTGCGTCCTACCGTTAGTTCAATGTCGACCAGCTTTGTTACGACTTCTTCTGCCGGAAACTTATAGGCGATTGCCCACCGAGGACTTTTCGCAGTGTAACCAAGTTCCTCTTGTTGATTAAGCTGATCCACTTTAATAACAAGTCCATCAATCTCATATGGCAACTCCGGGCGTCTTTGAACAAACTCATCCAGAAGCGAAATAACTTCGTCTATCGACTGACAAAGACGGCGTTCTTTATTCGTCTTAAAGCCTAACTCATCCAATAATTGAAGCCCTTCACTATGAGATGTCACACCTGTTTCTCCAATATCTGCAATACTATAGACGAAAATATCGAGGTTTCGTTTCGCAGCAATTTTCGGATCAAGCTGACGAAGAGAGCCGGCTGCTGCATTACGTGGATTAGCAAAAGGCTCTTCATTGAGCTTGCTTCTCTCTTCGTTGAGAGCCTCAAATGACTTTTTCGGCATGAAGGCTTCTCCACGCACTTCTAACGTAACATCCTTCTTTAATCTTAATGGAATGGAGCGAATGGTTTTTAAATTTTCCGTAATGTCTTCTCCAGTTGTACCATCTCCGCGTGTTGCCCCTTGAACAAACACTCCATTTTCGTAACGAAGGGAGACAGCAAGGCCGTCAATTTTCAGTTCGACTGTGTATTGGACATTTTCTCCTACTACTTGCTTGACCCGACGATCGAAGTCTCGCAAGTCTTGTTCGTTAAATGCATTTCCTAAGCTTAACATCGGAATGCGGTGTTCGACTTTTTGGAAAGCATCTAACACTTGTCCGCCCACACGTTGGGACGGTGAGTCTGCTGATTTTAGTTCAGGAAATGCTTCTTCTATTTGAATCAATTCTTGCATAAGCCTGTCGTACTCACTATCCGGTACAGAAGGGTTATCTAAAACGTAATATTCATAGTTGTATTGATTTAGTTGTTCATGTAATGCTTGTATACGACTTTGTGCCGTTTGCTTATCCATTATGACATCCCTCTCACTGAACTTTTTCGATAGGTGCAAATTTCGCTAACAAACGTTTAATCCCAACAGGACTAGGGAATGCAATATCGAGCTCTTTGTCTCCCCCAGATCCTTTTACACTGACGACCGTTCCAATTCCCCATTTTTGGTGCTTTGCCTTATCACCAACGGACCAATCTAATGAGTCTCCTCCTGTGCTTCGTAACTGCGGTCGTGCAAAAGATGGTCTACGCGCAAAAGAGGAAGAAGACTGCTTTTTCTTCACAGGTGACTCATTTTCAATTAGATCGTCAGGAATTTCAGTGATGAATCGTGATTCCGGATTCATATTCGTGCGACCAAATAACGTGCGCATTTGCGCATTTGTTAAAAACAATTGCTCTTCAGCACGCGTAATTCCGACATACGCTAGACGGCGCTCTTCTTCCATTTCCGCCTCTTCCATTAATGAGCGGCTATGTGGAAAGACTCCCTCTTCCATTCCAATTAGGAAGACAACTGGGAACTCTAATCCTTTCGCTGAATGAAGTGTCATTAATACGACTTGATCTTGTTCTTGCTGGTCATCCTCTTTATCTAATTGATCGATATCAGCGATTAAGGCTAAATCTGTTAAAAATGCAACTAAGCTTTTGTCTTCGCTTTGCTTTTCAAAGCTTTGTGTCACGGATAAAAATTCCTCAATATTTTCAAGACGACTTTGGGATTCTAGCGTTTTCTCCTGCTTCAGCATGTCACTATATCCTGTCTTATCAATTAATTCTTCAGCTAGTTCCGTAACAGATAAATAGTCTTGCATTTGCGAAAAATGATTAATCATGTTGCGGAAATCTGTCAACGCATTGATAACTCTTGCACTGACGCCAATTTCTTCAATTTCTTCAATGGCCCGGAACATCGAAATACCGTGTTCTGTCGCATATGCTTGAATTCGATCAACAGACGTTGCCCCTACTCCCCTTTTAGGGACATTAATAATTCGCGTTAAACTGATATCATCATCCGGATTGGCAACAACTCTTAAATAAGCGAGAATATCTTTAATTTCTTTACGATCGTAGAATTTGATTCCGCCAACAATTGTATACTCGATATTGGATTTTAACAGTACTTCCTCCATCACACGAGACTGCGCATTTGTCCGATACAATATAGCGATATCCGAATATTTTCGATTCCCACTTCGAACAAGTTCTTGAATTTTACCGGCTACATATTGAGCTTCACCTTGCTCACTATCCGCACGATAATACGTAATCTTGTTCCCTTCAGCGTTTTCCGTCCACAAATTTTTCGGCTTACGGTTTAAGTTGTTTTGAATGACCTCATTTGCCGCTTGTAAAATACGCTTTGTCGAGCGATAGTTTTGTTCTAATAAAATGACATTTGCATCTTGATAGTCTTTTTCGAAGCTTAAGATGTTGGCAATGTCCGCTCCACGCCAGCGATAAATTGATTGATCTGAATCTCCCACCACACATAAATTTTTAAAGCGAGCCGCCAGCATTTTTACGAGCATATATTGTGCACGGTTCGTATCTTGATACTCATCTACATGAATATACTGGAACTTTCGCTGATAATACTCTAACACTTCCGGAACACGTTGAAATAACTGGATAGTCGACATGATAAGGTCATCAAAATCTAACGATTGGTTTTTAATTAATTTCTTTTGGTAGTCGGTATATATATCACTTACTACCTGCTCCCATTGACTTGCAGCCGCTTTTTTATATTCCTCTGGGGTAATAAGTTCATTTTTCGCCGCACTAATGGAACCTAAAATCGTGCGCGGATCGTTTTTCTTCGGATCTAAATTCCGCTCTTTTAAAATCGACTTGATTACAGACAATTGATCTGAAGTATCTAAAATCGAAAAATTACGGTTAATCCCAATCCGATCAAT
This genomic window contains:
- the ligA gene encoding NAD-dependent DNA ligase LigA, coding for MDKQTAQSRIQALHEQLNQYNYEYYVLDNPSVPDSEYDRLMQELIQIEEAFPELKSADSPSQRVGGQVLDAFQKVEHRIPMLSLGNAFNEQDLRDFDRRVKQVVGENVQYTVELKIDGLAVSLRYENGVFVQGATRGDGTTGEDITENLKTIRSIPLRLKKDVTLEVRGEAFMPKKSFEALNEERSKLNEEPFANPRNAAAGSLRQLDPKIAAKRNLDIFVYSIADIGETGVTSHSEGLQLLDELGFKTNKERRLCQSIDEVISLLDEFVQRRPELPYEIDGLVIKVDQLNQQEELGYTAKSPRWAIAYKFPAEEVVTKLVDIELTVGRTGVLTPTAILEPVRVAGTTVKRASLHNEDLIREKDIKIGDTVVIKKAGDIIPEVVNVLVEKRTGDERDFHMPKECPECGSELVRIEGEVALRCVNPKCPAQIREGLIHFVSRNAMNIDGLGERVITQLFNHQLIDDVADLYKLERGQLLNLERMGEKSTDNLLNAIERSKENSLERLIFGLGIRHVGEKAAKTLAEQFETMDRLQQATKEDLVAINEIGEKMADSIVTYFANDEVSEVIQELKDLGLNMAYKGVKREESLSDSYFSGKTIVLTGKYESMSRNEAKAQIEALGGKVTGSVSAKTDLVIAGEAAGSKLTKAQELNIEVWDEARMLQEFQS
- the pcrA gene encoding DNA helicase PcrA is translated as MQFLSEQLLSGLNERQKEAVKLTDGPVLIMAGAGSGKTRVLTHRIAYLMAEKQVAPWNILAITFTNKAAREMKERIEALLGPGAEDIWIATFHSMCVRILRRDIDRIGINRNFSILDTSDQLSVIKSILKERNLDPKKNDPRTILGSISAAKNELITPEEYKKAAASQWEQVVSDIYTDYQKKLIKNQSLDFDDLIMSTIQLFQRVPEVLEYYQRKFQYIHVDEYQDTNRAQYMLVKMLAARFKNLCVVGDSDQSIYRWRGADIANILSFEKDYQDANVILLEQNYRSTKRILQAANEVIQNNLNRKPKNLWTENAEGNKITYYRADSEQGEAQYVAGKIQELVRSGNRKYSDIAILYRTNAQSRVMEEVLLKSNIEYTIVGGIKFYDRKEIKDILAYLRVVANPDDDISLTRIINVPKRGVGATSVDRIQAYATEHGISMFRAIEEIEEIGVSARVINALTDFRNMINHFSQMQDYLSVTELAEELIDKTGYSDMLKQEKTLESQSRLENIEEFLSVTQSFEKQSEDKSLVAFLTDLALIADIDQLDKEDDQQEQDQVVLMTLHSAKGLEFPVVFLIGMEEGVFPHSRSLMEEAEMEEERRLAYVGITRAEEQLFLTNAQMRTLFGRTNMNPESRFITEIPDDLIENESPVKKKQSSSSFARRPSFARPQLRSTGGDSLDWSVGDKAKHQKWGIGTVVSVKGSGGDKELDIAFPSPVGIKRLLAKFAPIEKVQ